A stretch of DNA from Methanoplanus endosymbiosus:
TCATCTACCTTTGTGGCAGTCATCTTTTTGTCAAGTGCAGTGAAGCTCTGGGTTTTTATGATCTCAAATCCGTTTGCAGGTTTTATTACTGCCAGCAGGACTGCATCTGTATATGCCTCTTTGTCTGCAAAGAGGTAAGTTTTCTCAAATTTAAGGTCATCTCCGGCAGATCCGCCTATGAATGTTATATTTGTGAGGTCCCCTATTTTGTCCATGACCTTCTCTTCTGAATTCGATAGGCCGTCAGCGAGAATGATGCCGACGTAATCCTCAAATTCGAGTTCTGACATGGGTTTTTTGAAATGCCGGGCGAAGGACTCAAACGCTTTTTCAGTGTTCTGTGTGTCGCCCGGATTTTTTACTATCTCAAGGGCGATGTCTGAGATCATTCCTTCCGGAAATGCCATTGCAACGATGGAATTTCTCAGCATTTTTCCACTTATTATCTCTCCTGATGTTGTGCATCCGATGACGGATGCATCCGGAAATTTCTCCTTCATCGCTCTGGCGGTCTCTTCCGCCGGGTAGGCTGATGATGAGAAGAAAATCACCATCTTTGGGTTTATTCCTGAAAAAATCCCCCTTATTTCCTCAGCTGCATCATTAATATCTGGTTTTTCCGAGTATGCTGTTGACGTTTTCATGATTATTCCCTTATAATTTAATTCCCATCTCTTTTGCTACAGATTTTACTTTATCAATGACTTCAGGGTCATCTTCTGACTGGCTGTCATACTTTTTTGGGTTTATTCCCTTAAGAAGCAGTTTTGTTCTCGTTGTGTTGGCGAGTGTGGGATTGCCACCTGATTTTAACTCAACAACTTTGTCAATGAGTTCGATTATTTTTCCGGTCATAATCTACCTTATTTTAAGGTGAGGATAATACTATTTATGTGTGACCTTTTCTGATTTGGATGCTTTATGTCTGTTATGTGGTCTTAAATTCAGAAAATATTGCTGTTTGGGGCTGTATTTTGTTGGTTTTTTATTGTTGGATGATCCATATTGTAAATAGTTATGGGTTTATCTTACTGTTTTGTCAGCACATTTCGTCTGCCTTGCTGTTTTTTATAATCTGTCTGATATTTCACCCGTATGTCCGGGCTGTTTGCCTGATTCAATGCCGGTTTATCCGGTAATTTTGTTATGCAATGGGTCGCAGCAGTGCCCTGCGACAAAAAAAGGAATGTATTTGTGTGGTCTATTGTATGTGGAATTTTATTTTAAAAATTTAGCGTAAATCCCCTTGGTCTTTAGCCAAGGGGATGTAAGCGACATCATCTTTGTTCTCATATATATATTTCGTAATTGTAGTTTTACCAGAAAATATATGGGGGGTTGAAATCAAACCAAATCTATATGTTGAGAGCCTACAAATACCGAATCTATCCTAACAAAGAACAGGAGAAAATGTTCTTTCAGCATTTCGGTGCCTGTAGGTTTATCTACAATTGGGGTCTGGAAAATAAAATCCGAACTTATGAAACAGATGGAAAATCAATATCGAGATTTGCATTACAAAAAATGCTGCCTGATTTGAAATCAGAGCATGATTGGATGAAAGATGTTAATTCGCAATCAATACAGGGTGCATTGTTAAATCTTGAGAATGCATTTACTCGTTTCTTCCGGGAAAAGAAAGGATTTCCAAAATTCAAATCCCGAAAAAATCCAGTGCAGTCATTTTCAGTTCCACAACACTACATTGTGAATTTTGATACCCATAAAATTAAATTACCTAAAATTGGATGGGTTAAAGCAAAATTACACAGGAAATATGAAGGAGTTGAAAAAACTGCAACAGTGTCAGTCACCTCAACGGGCAAATTTTTCATTAGTATTCTGATAGATGATGGACAGGAGCAACATCCTGCACAATGTTTTGATGTAAATACAACCATGGGTGTTGATGTAGGTATCAAAGATTTTGCAATACTTTCCAATGGGGAAAAGATTGACAATCCCCGATATTTGAAACAGTCAATTCTCCGAATGAAAGTGTTGCAAAAACGATTGAGTAGAAAACAAAAAGGTTCTAACAACAGAAATAAAGCAAAAAATGCAGTAGCAAAAATTCATGAAAAAATTCACAATCAAAGAAGCGATTTCCAGCACAAACTCTCTTTTAGATTAGTATGCGAGAACCAGGCAATTGCACTGGAAACTTTGAATGTTGAAGGGATGCTAAAAAATCATAAACTGGCACAACATATTGCTGATGCATCATGGAGTTCATTTGTTACTCAATTGGAATATAAAGCACAAAAACAAGGTAAAACTATCTTACGGATTGGACAATTTGAACCATCTACAAAAATCTGTAGTGAATGTGGATATTACAACCGTGACTTGACTTTATCTGATAGAGACTGGATTTGTCCAGACTGTGGGATACATCATGACCGGGATATTAATGCCGCAATAAATATCAGGAAATTTGCTTTAGATAGACAGAATCTAATTGGAATATAATATCTTTG
This window harbors:
- a CDS encoding FIST signal transduction protein; translation: MKTSTAYSEKPDINDAAEEIRGIFSGINPKMVIFFSSSAYPAEETARAMKEKFPDASVIGCTTSGEIISGKMLRNSIVAMAFPEGMISDIALEIVKNPGDTQNTEKAFESFARHFKKPMSELEFEDYVGIILADGLSNSEEKVMDKIGDLTNITFIGGSAGDDLKFEKTYLFADKEAYTDAVLLAVIKPANGFEIIKTQSFTALDKKMTATKVDEENRTVIEFNGKPAAEEYAAQLGTDAEKLPEYFMKHPLGVITDDDIFVRSPQQIAGSAVKFYCNIIEGMELNILESDDIVQSTKEDVNARLSELKEISGLINFHCILRTLELESKNQTEEYARIFEGIPAIGFSTYGEEYIGHINQTSTMLVFK
- a CDS encoding transposase, whose amino-acid sequence is MFFQHFGACRFIYNWGLENKIRTYETDGKSISRFALQKMLPDLKSEHDWMKDVNSQSIQGALLNLENAFTRFFREKKGFPKFKSRKNPVQSFSVPQHYIVNFDTHKIKLPKIGWVKAKLHRKYEGVEKTATVSVTSTGKFFISILIDDGQEQHPAQCFDVNTTMGVDVGIKDFAILSNGEKIDNPRYLKQSILRMKVLQKRLSRKQKGSNNRNKAKNAVAKIHEKIHNQRSDFQHKLSFRLVCENQAIALETLNVEGMLKNHKLAQHIADASWSSFVTQLEYKAQKQGKTILRIGQFEPSTKICSECGYYNRDLTLSDRDWICPDCGIHHDRDINAAINIRKFALDRQNLIGI